GCCGCTACAGGCCGGCGAACTGGTCGCCGCCGCGCTCGGCGCCGCCTTCCTCAGCTTTGCGATCACGCTGTTCGTCGCGAGCGCGCTGCTCGACCAGATCGGGATGAAGCGGTGTCTCGCCGGCGCCGGGCTATGCTTCATCCTCGGCCCTTTGATGATCGTCACCGCGGGCCATGTCGCGACCGGCATGACGATCTACTGGCTCGTATGGACGGGCATGCTGCTCAGCGGTATCGGCTGGGGGTTGACCGAGGCCGCGATCAATCCGTTGACCGCGCAGCTCTATCCCGACGATACGACCCACCGGCTCAACGTGCTGCATGCCTGGTTTCCCGGTGGTATCATCGTCGGCGGCCTCGCCGGCTTCTTCCTGTCGGCGGCGCTGCCGTGGCAGGGGATCATGGCGCTGGTGATGATCCCCGCCGCCGTGACCGTGATCATCGCCGCGACGACGACCTTCCCGCCGCCGCTGCGTGAGCAAAGCGGCGTCAGCTTCGGCGAGATGATGGGCGAGGTGTTTCGCCGCCCGAGCTTCTTTATCTGGTTCGGCGCAATGTTCCTGACCGCGGCATCCGAGCTGGCGCCGGGGCAGTGGATCGACGTCGCCCTGTCGAACCGCGTCGGCATGCGCGGCATCCTCCTGCTCGTCTATGTCAACGCGCTGATGTTCGTCTTCCGCCATTTCGCGGGGCGCCTCGCCAATAAAATCTCGAATCCGGGGCTGCTCTGGGTGTCGAGCCTGCTCGCGGCGATCGGCCTGTTCATGCTGAGCCAGGCGCAGTCACCGGTCGCGGCAATCCTCGCCTCGACCGTCTGGGGCCTCGGCGTCTGCGTGATGTGGCCGACGATGCTCGCCTCGGTCGCCGAACGCTATCCGCGCGGCGGTTCGTGGGCGATGGGGCTCGTCGGATCGGCGGGCGCGCTCGCCAGCTTCTTCGTGCTGCCGCAACTCGGCGCGATGTTCGACCGGGCGAAGGTCGAGTTCGCCGGAGGTCCCGAGGCCTTCGCGCGGTTGACCGGTGCCGCCAAGCTGGCGGTCGAGGACGCGGCGGCGTCGCTGTCCTTCCAGCGGCTCGCGATCCTTCCGCTCATCCTCCTCGCCGTGTTCGGCTTCATCTGGCTGCGCGAACGCGGCAAGTCGCGCGCGGCGCTCGCGGGCGAGGCGGCATGAACCTGTCGCGCCGGACCGTGCTCGCGGGCGCGGCCGTCGCGGCGGTCGGCGCCGCGACGGCCGGCGCCGCGACGGCCGCGAACGGCGCGACGTCATCCGGTGCGTCCCGATTTTCGCTGAAATACGCCCCGCACGAAGGCAGCTTCAAGAGCAGGGGCAACCGCCTCGAACAGATCGCTTTTGCTGCCGATCAGGGCTTCACCGCGTGGGAAGATAATGAAGCCGCCACGCGTTCCATCGCCGACCAGAGTGCGATGGCGCGCGCGCTCGATCAGCGTGGCATGACGATGGGCGTGTTCGTCGCCAGCATGCCGCGTTGGGGCGATTTCCGACCGCTATTGGGCGGCAACGACGATGGCGACCGCACACGCTTCCTCGCCGATATCCGGGCTTCGGTCGATGTCGCAAAGCGGCTGAATGCCCGGCATATGACGATCGTCACCGGCTTCATGGACCGCAAGCTGCCGGTCGACATCCAGACCGCGCGCGTGATCGACGTGCTGCGCCGCGCGGCCGAAATCTATGAACCGCATGGCCTTGTCATGGTGATGGAGCCGCTCAATACGCTGGTGAATCATCCCGGCGTCTTTATGTCGACGGTGCCGCAGGGCTATGCCGTCGCACGCGCCGTCGACAGCCCGGCGATCAAGATACTCGCGGACCTCTATCACGAGCAGATCCAGGCCGGGAATCTGATCAACACGCTCGACACCTGCTGGGACGAGATCGGCTATATCCAGTTTGGGGACAATCCGGGGCGCAACGAGCCCGGAAGCGGCGAGATCAATTATCGCAATATCGTCCGCTGGCTCCGCGCGAAGAATTTCGCGGGCGTGATCGGCATGGAACATGGCAATTCGGTCGAAGGTCGCGCGGGCGAAGAGCGGCTGATCGCCGCCTATCGCGCGATCGACGCGGCATGAGGGAGAAGCAAGTGAAGCGTTTCGCATGGGGCGCGGCCATCGCGGCCGCCGTGGCGGCGGGCAATCCCGCCACCGCGCAGGAGAAGCCGGGGTTCAAGGACACGCCGATGCTGCCCGGCGGGGAATGGCGCGTGCACGATTCCGACCGTCCGCATCCGACGGTGGTGACGCCGGGCGATGTTCCGGGCGCCCCGCCCTCGGACGCCATCATATTGTTCGACGGCCAATCGCTCGATGCGTGGCAGGCGCAGGCGACGCCGTGGATCGTCAGGAACGGCGCGGCGACGTCGGTGCCGCGCGCCGACGGCGGCGGCGAGAATGCGCTGGTCAGCAAGCAAAGCTTTGGCGACGTCCAGCTCCACCTCGAATTCGCCTCACCCAATCCGCCCGCCAAGACATCGCAGGATCGCGGCAACAGCGGCATCTGGTTCATGCAGCGCTACGAACTCCAGATCCTCGACGGATACCAGAACCCGACCTACGCCGACGGCACCGTCGGCGCGATCTATGCGTGGAAGCCGCCACTGGTGAACCCCTCGCGGCCGCCGGGTGAGTGGCAGAGCTATGACATCGTCTTCGAGCGCCCGCGCTTCGGGCCCGACGGCAAATTGCTGCGCCCGGCCTATGTCACCGCCTTCCTCAACGGCGTGCTCGTGCAGAACCGCCAGCCGTGGCTCGGCAGCACGGTCTGGCGCAAGGTTGCCGAATATGAGGCGCACGGCAACGCCGCGCCGATCCAGCTCCAGGACCATCATTCCCCGGTCTCTTTCCGCAACATCTGGGTGCGCCCGCTTCCCGAAGCCGCGGCGAGCTATGACTTCGAAGGCGAGGTGAAATGATCATCGATCGCAGAGACGCGCTCGCCGGCATGGCCGCGATGTTCGGCGCCAGCCTGTTCGCACCGATCGCGCGCGCGGCCGCCGTGCAGGTGACGCCGATCAGTAGCGGTCCGCCCTCGTCGCCCGTGTTCAGCGCACAGCAGCGCGCACTGATGACCGCGCTCAGCGAGCGGGTGATGCCGACCACCGACACGCCCGGCGCGATCGCGGCCGGCGTTCCCGAATTTATCGAAAAGCTGCTCGCCGACTGGGCCAGCCCCGACGAGCGCAAACCGATCCTCGCCGGGCTCGACGCGATCGAGGTGCAGAGCCGCACCGAATACAAGGTCGCGGCCGACAAGGCGATGCCGGCGCAGCAGGACGCGCTGCTTACGCTGGCGATGGAAGACAAGATCGCCGGCGGCGCCGACTTTTTCGACAAGTTCCGCCAGCTCGTGCTCACCGGCTATTTCACGTCGGAGGTCGGCATCACGCAGGAGCGTGAATATCTGCCCGTCCCCGGGCGCTACGACGGTGCCTATCCCTATTCCGAGATCAAGAAGGTGTTTTCGTCATGATGATCGGCAGGCGGCAATGGATGGCGGGCGGCGCGGCCTTGGCAACGACGTTCGCAGCGGGACCGCTGATGGCGAAGGGCCTCAAGGCAAAACCCATCGGCATCCAGCTCTATACGGTGCGCGAACTCTTCGCGAACGACCCGATGGGGACGCTCGAGAAAGTGGCGGCTATCGGTTATCGCGAGGTGGAATATGGCGGCGGCGGTTACGACAAGATGGACCATGC
This genomic interval from Sphingopyxis chilensis contains the following:
- a CDS encoding MFS transporter, whose product is MTTLHKGRLFWLGVLALFTAAASLAIRGAIASGLKTEWIDPIAPLQAGELVAAALGAAFLSFAITLFVASALLDQIGMKRCLAGAGLCFILGPLMIVTAGHVATGMTIYWLVWTGMLLSGIGWGLTEAAINPLTAQLYPDDTTHRLNVLHAWFPGGIIVGGLAGFFLSAALPWQGIMALVMIPAAVTVIIAATTTFPPPLREQSGVSFGEMMGEVFRRPSFFIWFGAMFLTAASELAPGQWIDVALSNRVGMRGILLLVYVNALMFVFRHFAGRLANKISNPGLLWVSSLLAAIGLFMLSQAQSPVAAILASTVWGLGVCVMWPTMLASVAERYPRGGSWAMGLVGSAGALASFFVLPQLGAMFDRAKVEFAGGPEAFARLTGAAKLAVEDAAASLSFQRLAILPLILLAVFGFIWLRERGKSRAALAGEAA
- a CDS encoding hydroxypyruvate isomerase family protein, which gives rise to MNLSRRTVLAGAAVAAVGAATAGAATAANGATSSGASRFSLKYAPHEGSFKSRGNRLEQIAFAADQGFTAWEDNEAATRSIADQSAMARALDQRGMTMGVFVASMPRWGDFRPLLGGNDDGDRTRFLADIRASVDVAKRLNARHMTIVTGFMDRKLPVDIQTARVIDVLRRAAEIYEPHGLVMVMEPLNTLVNHPGVFMSTVPQGYAVARAVDSPAIKILADLYHEQIQAGNLINTLDTCWDEIGYIQFGDNPGRNEPGSGEINYRNIVRWLRAKNFAGVIGMEHGNSVEGRAGEERLIAAYRAIDAA
- a CDS encoding 3-keto-disaccharide hydrolase — encoded protein: MKRFAWGAAIAAAVAAGNPATAQEKPGFKDTPMLPGGEWRVHDSDRPHPTVVTPGDVPGAPPSDAIILFDGQSLDAWQAQATPWIVRNGAATSVPRADGGGENALVSKQSFGDVQLHLEFASPNPPAKTSQDRGNSGIWFMQRYELQILDGYQNPTYADGTVGAIYAWKPPLVNPSRPPGEWQSYDIVFERPRFGPDGKLLRPAYVTAFLNGVLVQNRQPWLGSTVWRKVAEYEAHGNAAPIQLQDHHSPVSFRNIWVRPLPEAAASYDFEGEVK
- a CDS encoding gluconate 2-dehydrogenase subunit 3 family protein, which gives rise to MIIDRRDALAGMAAMFGASLFAPIARAAAVQVTPISSGPPSSPVFSAQQRALMTALSERVMPTTDTPGAIAAGVPEFIEKLLADWASPDERKPILAGLDAIEVQSRTEYKVAADKAMPAQQDALLTLAMEDKIAGGADFFDKFRQLVLTGYFTSEVGITQEREYLPVPGRYDGAYPYSEIKKVFSS